A single window of Colletes latitarsis isolate SP2378_abdomen chromosome 4, iyColLati1, whole genome shotgun sequence DNA harbors:
- the LOC143341346 gene encoding uncharacterized protein LOC143341346, producing MTANDASPTLRRLFVTDFESKTRFLIDTGVDLCVFPRSMSRGARQKLSYVLFVANRNEISTYGAVTLTLDLGLRRAFTWRFVVAEVLKLIIGVDFLHHYGLLVDIRNHKLIDNVTSLSVPGQPAGKSASTIPRVKTITGNSVYVKLLQKFPEITKPMGIPAAAKHSTIHYIWTTVGQPVTCKQRRLA from the coding sequence ATGACGGCGAATGACGCCTCCCCGACGCTACGCCGTCTGTTCGTGACGGACTTTGAGTCGAAGACGCGATTTTTAATCGACACTGGAGTCGACCTTTGTGTTTTCCCGCGGTCGATGTCTCGCGGTGCCCGTCAAAAATTGTCGTACGTATTGTTCGTGGCGAACAGGAATGAGATCTCGACGTACGGTGCCGTCACGCTGACGTTAGATTTAGGTTTACGTCGGGCGTTCACATGGAGATTTGTTGTGGCCGAGGTTTTGAAACTGATAATCGGCGTAGACTTTTTGCATCATTACGGACTACTTGTAGATATAAGGAACCATAAACTCATAGATAACGTGACATCACTGTCAGTGCCAGGACAGCCGGCAGGTAAAAGTGCGTCAACCATTCCGCGCGTAAAAACAATAACCGGTAATTCAGTGTATGTGAAGTTGCTGCAGAAATTCCCGGAAATCACTAAACCTATGGGAATTCCGGCTGCAGCGAAGCACTCCACGATTCACTATATATGGACGACGGTAGGTCAACCGGTAACTTGCAAGCAACGCCGTTTGGCGTGA